The segment AGCTGCAAGGCAAGACCAAGGCCGTCGACCTCATCGACGCCATGGTCGCCGCCGCCGACTCCAAGGTCAGCGACGAGGACGTCAAGGTGATCGAGCGCTCGGCGTGCCCGACCTGCGGCTCCTGCTCGGGCATGTTCACGGCGAATTCGATGAACTGCCTCACGGAAGCCCTGGGGCTCGCGCTGCCCGGCAACGGTACCGTGGTCGCAACCCATGCCGACCGCAAGCGCCTGTTCGTCGAGGCCGGCCACACCATCGTCGATCTCGTCCGCCGCTATTACGAGCAGGAGGACGCCAGCGTACTCCCGCGCAACGTCGCGAACTTCAAGGCGTTCGAGAACGCGATGACGCTGGACATCGCGATGGGCGGCTCGACCAACACGGTGCTGCATCTGCTCGCTGCCGCCCATGAAGGGCAGGTCGCCTTCACCATGCAGGACATCGACCGGCTGTCGCGCCGCGTCCCTGTGTTGTGCAAGGTCGCGCCGTCGGTCGCCGACGTCCACGTCGAGGACGTACACCGCGCCGGCGGCATCATGGGCATTCTCGGCGAGCTCGACCGCGCCGGCCTGATCGACACGTCAGTGTCGACCGTGCATGCGCCGACCATGAACGAGGCGCTGGAGCGCTGGGACATCAAGCGCTCGAAGAGCGAGTCCGTGCGGACCTTCTTCCGCGCTTCGCCCGGCGGGATCCCGACGCAGGTCGCCTTCAGCCAGGAGCGCCGCTACGACGAGCTCGACACTGATCGCGAGAAGGGCGTGGTGCGCAACCTCGCGCACGCCTTCAGCAAGGACGGCGGCCTCGCGGTGCTCTACGGCAACCTCGCGCAGGACGGCTGCATCGTGAAGACCGCCGGGGTCGACGCCTCGATCCTGACATTCTCCGGCCCCGCGCGCGTGTTCGAAAGCCAGGACGCCGCCGTCGAAGGCATTCTGGGTGGCAAGGTCACGGCCGGCGAGATCGTTGTCATCATCTACGAAGGCCCGCGCGGCGGCCCGGGCATGCAGGAGATGCTTTATCCGACCAGCTATCTGAAATCGATGGGCCTCGGTAAGGCCTGCGCGCTCGTCACCGACGGCCGTTTCTCCGGCGGCTCGTCCGGCCTGTCGATCGGACATCTGTCGCCGGAAGCGGCGGAAGGCGGCAACATCGGCCTCGTGCGCACCGGCGACCGCATCGCCATCGACATTCCGAACCGCAGCATCACCCTCGATGTCTCCGACGAAGAGCTCGCCAAGCGCCGCGCCGCGGAAGAGGCGAAGGGCGATGCCGCCTGGCAGCCGCAAAGCCGCAAGCGCAATGTCTCGACCGCGCTCCAGGCTTACGCCGCGCTCACCACCAGCGCCGCGCGTGGCGCGGTGCGAGAGGTGAAGCGGCGCGCGAAGTAGGCACGTCTTGCGCAGGCGTGATCGCGATTGCCGCGGTCACGCCTCGTGCATGGTCAACAAGTTCTTAGCGATCGGCTCGCCGTTCGCATTAAGGATGCCCCAACGAACTTCGGCAGCTCCGGATTTTGCGGCGTATACTGCGCGCGACCTTCGCAAATCCATTCGGGCAACTGGGGCGCCACCACAATGTCTCGTACTCTTGCTGTCGTTTTCTCAACGGCCGTCGCTGCGATCTCGATGACGGGCGCGGCCTCCGCCGGCTGCTACAATTGCTACGCGCCGCCGCCCTGCCAGACCTGCTATCAGCAGCAATACGTCGCGCCGCAGTATCGCACCGTCGACGAGACCGTGATGGTCTCGCCCGGTGCGACCGTCGCCCATCGCACGCCGGCACAGTATCGCACCGTGATGGTGCCGCAGACCGTGATGGTGGCGCCGCCGGGCGTCCAGTACGAGCGCATCCCGCCGCAATACGCCACCCGCCAGCGCGTCGAGATGGTCTCGCCCGGCTATTCCTATTACGCGCCGGTGCAGCCGAGCTGCGGCAACTGCGGCTACTAAGCCAGGCAACCAAGGAATCTTCGCGCGGCGCTCCTCAGGGGGCGCCGCATTTTCTTTTGCGGCGGGCCGAACGAGGCCCGGAAATACGACCGGCGTTTCAATGGCGGAACATGCCGCCCGTGGCACCGCCCAAAAAGGTTCCGGAAGAACCAGCGCCAGCGCCGCGATGACCGCCGCCACCACCAGTGGCCCCCCGTGTCGGACCTTTGTCGGAGCTATTGCTGGCGCTCGGCGAGGTTGAGGCGACGATTTCGGCAAGCAACGCCTTGTACTGCAACCTGTTGAAGTAGCCCGACGACGGATAACCGCGCGCGGTCTGCCAGCGTTTGAGGGCGGAGCGGAACTCGTCGTTGAACGTGCCGTTAGGCTTGGTGTCGAAGCCGAGCCCATTCAGGCGGCGCTGCACGTCGCGGCGCTGACCCTTGTCGAGGCCGATTTGGTCCTCGGTGAGCTGGCTGGCGTCATCCGTGAAGGTGGCGGGATCGATGCTGGCATTGACGTCGCTGGACGTCGTCGGCGGACCGTTCTGGATTGCCGCGAGCCGCGCCTGCGCCAGCCCCTTGAACTGTCCATTCGGGTAGGCAGAAAGATAAGCGTTGAGCTCCTCGGCCTTGTCGCTGTTCCTGATCGAGCGCCAGAACTCG is part of the Bradyrhizobium commune genome and harbors:
- the ilvD gene encoding dihydroxy-acid dehydratase — encoded protein: MPAYRSRTTTHGRNMAGARGLWRATGMKDADFGKPIIAVVNSFTQFVPGHVHLKDLGQLVAREIEQAGGVAKEFNTIAVDDGIAMGHDGMLYSLPSRELIADSVEYMANAHCADGLVCISNCDKITPGMLMAALRLNIPAVFVSGGPMEAGKVKLQGKTKAVDLIDAMVAAADSKVSDEDVKVIERSACPTCGSCSGMFTANSMNCLTEALGLALPGNGTVVATHADRKRLFVEAGHTIVDLVRRYYEQEDASVLPRNVANFKAFENAMTLDIAMGGSTNTVLHLLAAAHEGQVAFTMQDIDRLSRRVPVLCKVAPSVADVHVEDVHRAGGIMGILGELDRAGLIDTSVSTVHAPTMNEALERWDIKRSKSESVRTFFRASPGGIPTQVAFSQERRYDELDTDREKGVVRNLAHAFSKDGGLAVLYGNLAQDGCIVKTAGVDASILTFSGPARVFESQDAAVEGILGGKVTAGEIVVIIYEGPRGGPGMQEMLYPTSYLKSMGLGKACALVTDGRFSGGSSGLSIGHLSPEAAEGGNIGLVRTGDRIAIDIPNRSITLDVSDEELAKRRAAEEAKGDAAWQPQSRKRNVSTALQAYAALTTSAARGAVREVKRRAK